Proteins from one Oscillatoria nigro-viridis PCC 7112 genomic window:
- the arsM gene encoding arsenosugar biosynthesis arsenite methyltransferase ArsM, translated as MTYLETAAKFYSDVAETPQLGLCCVQSSPLQLPGLKIPQQMQEMNYGCGTTVHAAELVGNPFVLYVGVGGGLEALQFAYFSRHEGAIIAVDPVPAMREAAARNLQIAAHENDWFDASFVEICEGDAFALPVPDASVDVVAQNCLFNIFEPADLAKALKETYRVLKPGGRLLMSDPIATRPVPQHLKQDERLRALCLSGALTYAEYVQHLVDVGFGQVEVRARRPYRLLDKHNYQLDADLLLESLDSVSFKVDVPDDGACIFTGKTAIYTGSEELFDDGAGHVLQRGVPAAVCDKTAGKLGGLMPDRVLITDSTWHYNGGGCC; from the coding sequence ATGACCTACCTCGAAACAGCAGCCAAATTCTACAGCGATGTTGCCGAAACACCCCAACTCGGACTTTGCTGCGTCCAAAGCAGTCCCTTGCAATTGCCAGGATTAAAAATTCCCCAACAAATGCAAGAAATGAATTACGGCTGCGGCACAACCGTTCACGCCGCCGAACTCGTCGGCAATCCCTTCGTGCTTTATGTAGGCGTCGGCGGCGGCTTGGAAGCACTACAATTTGCATATTTTTCTAGACACGAAGGAGCGATTATTGCCGTCGATCCGGTTCCAGCAATGCGAGAGGCGGCTGCACGAAACTTGCAAATTGCCGCCCACGAAAATGATTGGTTTGATGCGAGTTTTGTAGAAATTTGTGAAGGCGATGCTTTTGCGTTGCCGGTGCCGGATGCTTCTGTAGATGTTGTCGCCCAAAACTGCTTGTTTAATATCTTTGAACCAGCGGATTTAGCTAAAGCATTAAAAGAGACTTATCGGGTGTTAAAACCGGGTGGCAGATTGTTGATGAGCGATCCGATCGCAACTCGGCCAGTTCCCCAACATTTGAAGCAAGACGAACGCTTGCGGGCGCTGTGTTTGTCCGGTGCTCTGACATACGCAGAATACGTTCAACACCTTGTAGACGTAGGTTTTGGGCAAGTCGAAGTGCGGGCGCGCCGTCCTTACCGATTGCTGGACAAACACAATTATCAATTGGATGCAGATTTGCTGTTAGAAAGCCTGGATTCGGTGTCTTTCAAAGTGGATGTACCGGATGACGGAGCTTGCATTTTCACTGGCAAGACGGCGATTTATACGGGGTCTGAAGAGCTGTTTGATGACGGGGCGGGTCACGTTTTGCAGCGGGGCGTGCCGGCGGCGGTGTGCGATAAAACTGCTGGGAAGTTGGGGGGATTAATGCCGGATCGGGTGTTGATTACTGATTCGACTTGGCATTATAACGGCGGCGGTTGCTGTTAG
- a CDS encoding DUF2726 domain-containing protein → MSVKAKRLVNPYEERMLEFLHTCVDNNYKIHTQVSLSQICEQVSNLDWELKKFLFSPSAVDALITDLNYNPCLVVEFQSQYHDSPEARERDRKKATLLEFAKVPLIYSRVKDCGLLYLSSQNEEVVYNLYTGLNREKAQALIRQYSKESAAPQVQLIGW, encoded by the coding sequence ATGTCTGTAAAAGCCAAAAGACTTGTCAACCCTTACGAAGAAAGAATGCTCGAATTTCTTCATACCTGTGTAGACAACAACTATAAAATTCATACACAGGTTAGCTTGTCCCAAATTTGCGAACAAGTCAGCAACCTTGACTGGGAACTCAAAAAGTTTTTATTTAGCCCCAGTGCTGTGGATGCTCTAATCACAGACTTGAACTACAATCCTTGCCTAGTAGTAGAGTTTCAGTCTCAATACCACGATAGCCCAGAAGCGAGAGAGCGCGATCGCAAAAAAGCCACTTTACTTGAGTTTGCCAAAGTTCCCTTAATTTACTCGCGGGTAAAAGACTGTGGTTTATTATATCTCTCCTCTCAAAATGAGGAAGTAGTTTACAATTTATACACAGGACTAAACAGGGAAAAGGCCCAAGCGCTAATCAGACAGTATTCCAAGGAATCAGCCGCGCCTCAAGTTCAGCTTATAGGTTGGTAA